Proteins from one Elusimicrobiales bacterium genomic window:
- a CDS encoding radical SAM protein yields MAEKTNTDVKDVSRSKQSVQSQKDPKRLTLQLIVTEGCNLSCAYCFEHSKNSTFMDFDTAMNAVRYYLSGNAELDGEPAYDEVMIDFMGGEPMLAFPMIQRIVAAVICPHNNWGKNYGFSMSTNGTLFTEENKAWFLKHKQLITPMLSFDGTKTAHDMNRSQSYDVVVANVDFLNKHWPKQKFKMTVDNRSLPYIADGLFEILKRGCGVSLNLVHDDVWGDGEQKQKHLKTFETELARIVTFYSKNSAIELPNLISLPIQNCLFKDVDRPKAWCGAGNGMVAIGVDGVKYPCHRFIKFSAGKSVPLEEFRAWKRKPAENGLCENCKMLPACPTCQGGNWERYGNPDKRITHNCEMLKLQMVATAAVLVTLKTSVDF; encoded by the coding sequence ATGGCGGAAAAAACCAACACAGATGTGAAAGACGTCTCTCGCTCCAAGCAATCTGTACAATCCCAAAAAGATCCGAAACGTCTCACACTTCAGCTTATTGTGACGGAAGGATGCAATTTGAGTTGCGCTTATTGCTTTGAGCACAGCAAGAACTCCACGTTCATGGATTTTGACACGGCCATGAATGCTGTCAGATATTATCTTAGCGGGAATGCTGAGTTGGACGGCGAGCCTGCATATGATGAAGTGATGATTGATTTTATGGGAGGCGAGCCTATGCTTGCATTTCCCATGATCCAGCGCATTGTAGCAGCTGTAATATGTCCGCACAACAATTGGGGAAAAAACTACGGCTTTTCAATGTCCACCAACGGAACACTTTTTACTGAGGAGAACAAGGCTTGGTTCCTTAAACACAAACAATTGATAACCCCAATGCTTAGTTTTGACGGAACGAAGACAGCTCATGACATGAACAGATCTCAATCATACGACGTGGTTGTAGCAAATGTTGATTTCTTGAATAAGCATTGGCCGAAACAGAAGTTTAAGATGACAGTGGATAATCGGTCTCTCCCATACATTGCCGATGGGCTTTTTGAGATTCTAAAACGCGGTTGTGGCGTCAGCCTCAATCTTGTACACGATGATGTGTGGGGCGATGGCGAACAAAAGCAAAAACACCTCAAAACATTCGAGACCGAATTGGCGCGCATCGTTACTTTTTATAGCAAAAACAGCGCTATTGAACTGCCGAATTTAATTTCTCTCCCGATACAAAATTGTCTTTTTAAGGATGTGGACCGCCCCAAAGCATGGTGTGGCGCGGGCAATGGCATGGTTGCGATAGGCGTTGATGGGGTGAAGTATCCATGCCATCGCTTTATAAAATTCTCCGCAGGAAAATCGGTCCCGTTAGAAGAATTCAGAGCGTGGAAAAGGAAACCGGCAGAAAACGGTCTTTGTGAAAATTGCAAAATGCTGCCTGCCTGTCCCACCTGTCAGGGTGGTAACTGGGAACGCTACGGCAATCCAGACAAGCGCATCACCCATAACTGTGAAATGCTGAAGCTTCAAATGGTGGCGACAGCGGCGGTGCTGGTTACCCTGAAAACTTCAGTTGACTTCTAA
- a CDS encoding S8/S53 family peptidase, whose protein sequence is MCSAKIKIHLLVLLFLLCSPAYAENIKFPKIDVRHKPADYSFKQAQLTPDNFKYDEKNRQTFQMDFRNCDLNGFASLLKKNKDIFYAGFNTKTEFPDKLPRGFEPGKIMELGKNPGLGIRELHKQGITGKGIGIGIIDQGLLVDHVEYADRLKLYEEIHLVFNEASMHASAVASIAVGKTTGVAPEADLYFIGETNGENVDGKFVYDLNPIAKSINRLIEVNKQLPKENKIRVISISLGLDSITPGYDETVESIKEADKSGIFVIVVADEHFKIDGMGRFPLADPDNRNSYASGTMFCRNKLGSQPDELEIPMDSRTVADPNGNKDYYFSRVGGISWTIPWVAGLYALACQVSPDITPEIFWAAALKTAEPVKFSAHFPAPSKFDGEFTLKKVVNPAGLIKAIKGMNRQIGAHEGGL, encoded by the coding sequence GTGTGCAGCGCCAAAATAAAAATACACCTTTTAGTTCTGCTTTTCCTTCTCTGTTCTCCGGCGTACGCAGAGAATATTAAGTTCCCTAAAATAGATGTCCGCCACAAACCCGCAGATTATTCGTTTAAGCAGGCACAACTGACACCGGATAATTTTAAGTATGATGAGAAAAATCGGCAGACATTTCAGATGGATTTCAGGAATTGCGATTTAAACGGATTTGCGTCGTTACTGAAAAAAAACAAAGACATCTTTTATGCCGGGTTCAACACCAAAACTGAATTCCCGGACAAGCTGCCCAGAGGATTTGAGCCAGGCAAAATAATGGAGTTGGGCAAAAATCCGGGTTTAGGCATAAGAGAATTGCACAAGCAAGGAATAACCGGGAAGGGAATCGGCATCGGCATAATTGACCAGGGGCTGCTGGTTGACCATGTTGAATATGCAGACAGATTGAAACTGTATGAGGAAATACATCTTGTGTTCAACGAAGCATCCATGCACGCCTCTGCGGTGGCGTCTATCGCGGTCGGAAAAACCACAGGCGTGGCGCCGGAAGCGGATTTATACTTTATCGGGGAAACCAACGGCGAAAACGTGGATGGGAAATTCGTCTACGATTTAAACCCTATCGCAAAATCAATAAACAGGCTTATAGAGGTCAACAAGCAACTGCCGAAGGAAAACAAGATTCGGGTTATTTCCATATCATTGGGACTAGACAGTATAACACCCGGATACGATGAAACGGTTGAATCCATAAAGGAAGCCGATAAAAGCGGCATTTTTGTGATAGTTGTCGCTGATGAACATTTTAAGATTGATGGAATGGGCCGCTTCCCGCTTGCCGACCCGGATAATCGGAATTCCTATGCAAGCGGGACAATGTTTTGCAGAAATAAACTAGGCTCGCAACCAGATGAGTTGGAAATTCCAATGGATTCCCGAACAGTCGCCGATCCCAACGGAAACAAGGACTATTATTTTTCCAGAGTCGGTGGAATCAGTTGGACTATTCCGTGGGTAGCCGGCCTGTATGCGTTAGCCTGTCAGGTTAGCCCGGATATAACGCCGGAAATCTTTTGGGCAGCCGCGCTTAAAACCGCGGAACCGGTGAAATTCAGCGCGCATTTTCCGGCTCCATCCAAGTTTGACGGGGAATTCACGCTCAAAAAAGTGGTCAATCCCGCAGGCCTTATCAAGGCGATAAAAGGGATGAATAGGCAAATCGGCGCACATGAGGGAGGTTTATGA